In Sphingobacteriaceae bacterium, the following proteins share a genomic window:
- a CDS encoding DNA-binding response regulator — MKKLTCIVVDDEPLALDLVEGYVLKTPFLELKGKCFNAFEAMQILNSQKIDLIFLDIQMPDMNGVDFSKTLSSDTKIIFTTAFKDYAFDGFKVDAIDFLLKPFNYAEFLKSANKAIERIYPGDEKTNQNSRDNFMFVKSEYKQIKINLNEVLYFEGLKDYIKIWLTSQPKPILTLMSLKNLEEELPSEKFMRVHRSFIIALDKITAIERGQILINNERITVAEQYKTKFQEFIDTKSFH, encoded by the coding sequence ATGAAAAAATTAACTTGTATTGTTGTCGATGATGAGCCTTTAGCGCTTGATCTGGTTGAAGGCTACGTATTGAAAACACCCTTTCTCGAATTGAAAGGAAAGTGCTTTAACGCCTTTGAAGCTATGCAAATTCTTAATAGCCAAAAAATTGACTTAATTTTCCTGGATATACAAATGCCAGATATGAATGGCGTCGATTTTAGTAAGACGCTCTCTTCAGATACCAAAATAATCTTCACTACAGCCTTTAAAGATTACGCCTTTGATGGCTTTAAAGTAGATGCTATAGACTTTCTACTGAAACCATTTAACTATGCCGAATTTTTAAAATCTGCCAACAAAGCTATAGAACGCATTTATCCCGGCGACGAAAAAACAAATCAGAACTCCCGCGATAATTTTATGTTTGTGAAATCAGAGTACAAGCAAATAAAAATTAATCTTAATGAAGTACTCTATTTTGAGGGGTTAAAAGACTATATAAAAATCTGGCTTACCAGCCAACCCAAGCCCATTTTAACCCTCATGAGTTTGAAGAATCTTGAAGAAGAACTTCCCTCAGAAAAATTCATGCGCGTACACCGTTCCTTTATTATTGCCCTTGATAAAATAACTGCCATCGAGCGCGGGCAAATCCTTATAAACAACGAGCGTATTACCGTTGCAGAACAATACAAGACAAAATTCCAGGAATTCATTGACACAAAATCATTTCACTAA
- a CDS encoding histidine kinase: MVLTNKNLPLLKILLHFTTWFVLFLFPLVLTQDQNAPANLIHLLRFAWLPLLLYAAIFYTNYFFLTEQLLFRKKTLWFVLINIALISLFTFLQIEIKDFLKMVSEIKPAPMRGMPPPQKPPFKLFIYKDIISMLIPVIIAYAVKTNEKVAETEAQKKEKEKDILNSELQHLKYQLQPHFFFNSLNTIYALIERSPAVAQETVHSLAKLMRYMLYETESGKVNLNEEIDFMKQYVELMKLRLTDKTKIKVDFPTLSKSHQITPLLFISLLENAFKHGISATHPSELFFSLTVNDNSIRFFSENTNFPKTEKDKSGSGIGLLNLKKRLELTYPGNYKFETKSDGRVFTVLLEINTKA, encoded by the coding sequence ATGGTTTTAACTAATAAAAATCTCCCTCTTCTTAAAATCTTACTCCATTTTACAACCTGGTTTGTTCTCTTCTTGTTTCCTCTTGTACTTACGCAGGATCAAAATGCTCCGGCAAACCTCATTCATCTTTTAAGATTTGCGTGGCTGCCACTTCTCCTTTACGCTGCTATTTTTTACACGAATTATTTTTTTCTCACAGAGCAACTTCTCTTCAGAAAAAAAACTTTATGGTTTGTGCTGATCAATATCGCCCTGATAAGTTTATTTACATTTTTACAGATCGAGATAAAAGATTTTTTAAAAATGGTCTCAGAAATAAAGCCTGCCCCAATGCGTGGAATGCCGCCGCCTCAAAAACCGCCCTTTAAACTGTTTATTTACAAGGACATTATTTCTATGCTTATTCCTGTTATAATAGCTTATGCTGTAAAGACAAATGAGAAGGTGGCAGAAACAGAAGCTCAGAAAAAAGAAAAAGAAAAAGATATCCTGAATTCTGAACTTCAACATTTGAAGTACCAACTTCAACCTCATTTTTTCTTTAATTCACTGAATACCATTTATGCGCTTATTGAAAGATCTCCAGCCGTAGCGCAAGAAACGGTGCACAGTCTTGCCAAACTTATGCGTTACATGCTTTATGAAACCGAGAGTGGTAAGGTGAACCTTAACGAAGAAATTGATTTTATGAAGCAATACGTAGAGTTAATGAAACTGCGTTTAACTGATAAAACTAAAATAAAAGTAGATTTCCCCACGTTGTCAAAATCCCACCAGATTACTCCTCTTCTCTTTATCTCTTTACTTGAAAATGCCTTTAAACACGGAATTTCAGCCACACATCCTTCCGAATTGTTTTTCAGTCTTACGGTGAATGATAACAGCATTCGTTTTTTTTCAGAGAATACTAATTTTCCTAAAACAGAGAAAGATAAGAGTGGCTCGGGAATTGGTTTACTCAACTTGAAAAAGAGGTTAGAACTTACTTATCCCGGAAATTACAAATTTGAAACAAAGTCAGACGGAAGAGTATTCACTGTTTTGCTTGAGATTAACACTAAGGCCTAA